From the Lathyrus oleraceus cultivar Zhongwan6 chromosome 4, CAAS_Psat_ZW6_1.0, whole genome shotgun sequence genome, one window contains:
- the LOC127137043 gene encoding proline-rich receptor-like protein kinase PERK12: protein MLNESTSPSSSTPSSLPYYVLSSDSESSDPQSPTLAQLQARALVSQQPPELEANTPPPEQQNPPPSEQPPSPPPEQPTPPSSDTPTIPPSEDIIIPTSQTPADTTQTPPSFPSPNPKLEHAFPALEEEITLFDESSVEKINSLDNGERLQACLVREAEEKARREAKEKALLEEEQRLREAEEKTIIEVAAATEAEAKAKVDVEEAT from the exons ATGTTGAACGAATCCACCTCACCATCATCTTCTACACCTTCATCTCTACCATACTACGTTCTCTCATCGGACTCAGAATCGTCTGACCCTCAATCCCCCACACTAGCTCAACTTCAGGCACGTGCTCTTGTCTCTCAACAACCACCTGAACTAGAAGCCAACACTCCTCCACCTGAACAACAAAATCCACCACCATCTGAACAACCACCAAGTCCACCACCTGAACAACCCACACCACCATCCTCTGATACTCCCACCATACCACCCTCCGAAGACATCATCATCCCTACCTCTCAAACTCCCGCTGACACCACCCAAACACCACCATCATTCCCATCCCCCAACCCTAAACTAGAACATGCATTCCCCGCCTTAGAAGAAGAAATTACTTTATTTGATGAGTCTTCTGTGGAGAAGATCAACTCTCT AGATAATGGAGAAAGGCTACAGGCATGTTTGGTCAGAGAGGCTGAGGAAAAGGCTAGAAGAGAAGCAAAAGAGAAAGCTCTCCTAGAAGAGGAACAACGACTtagagaagctgaagaaaagACTATCATTGAAGTTGCTGCTGCTACTGAAGCTGAGGCAAAAGCAAAAGTCGACGTTGAAGAAGCAACATGA
- the LOC127137044 gene encoding B3 domain-containing protein At2g24670-like — MSMETEAQCMMEKKALAIEKINAYMQKLNSLEKKFDPLPHFTLHCVLSQISPQFYTKDELTQIEKINQTSCQQTKVKKVQVNSKKRYRPDNEDISDGERIVKSKPAIRRKPIIRKEKTHLSPPPELPNHVNNMISVLNGNDIKYIMCKTLFMSDLSYNNNRLSMPITQIRYDFLTEIEKTILETRDQEGKPVGLKVIVLDPYFNEFSLSLKKWNMNTTSVYNLVQDWSPVLLENNFKENQKLDIWSFRVNDNLYFLLDTKMQEIEKSGEKSKNSIDLKNERSKKSKDENCELQPERV, encoded by the coding sequence aTGTCTATGGAGACGGAAGCTCAATGCATGATGGAAAAGAAAGCTTTGGCTATTGAGAAGATCAATGCATATATGCAAAAATTGAATTCTTTAGAAAAGAAATTCGATCCATTGCCTCATTTTACTTTGCATTGTGTGTTATCTCAAATTTCTCCACAATTTTATACCAAAGATGAGTTAACACAAATAGAGAAAATCAATCAAACCTCATGTCAACAAACGAAAGTGAAAAAAGTACAAGTTAATAGCAAAAAAAGGTATCGTCCAGACAATGAAGATATCTCTGATGGAGAAAGAATAGTGAAATCAAAGCCCGCAATTAGGAGGAAACCAATCATTCGTAAGGAAAAAACTCATCTATCACCACCACCAGAATTGCCTAATCATGTTAATAACATGATCTCAGTGTTGAATGGTAATGATATTAAATATATCATGTGTAAGACATTGTTTATGTCTGATCTCAGCTATAACAACAATCGTCTTTCAATGCCAATTACACAAATTAGATATGATTTTCTCACAGAAATAGAAAAAACAATCTTAGAAACAAGGGATCAAGAAGGAAAGCCGGTCGGTTTAAAAGTGATTGTGTTAGATCCTTATTTTAACGAATTCTCACTATCTTTGAAGAAGTGGAATATGAACACTACTAGTGTTTACAATCTTGTTCAAGATTGGTCACCTGTATTATTGGAGAATAATTTTAAAGAGAATCAAAAACTTGATATTTGGTCATTTAGGGTCAACGATAACTTGTACTTTTTACTCGACACTAAGATGCAAGAAATTGAAAAAAGTGGAGAAAAGTCGAAGAATTCAATTGATCTCAAAAATGAAAGATCGAAGAAATCAAAGGACGAGAATTGTGAACTCCAACCAGAAAGAGTTTGA